CCCGTTCACGCGCGCGCTCATCGTCCGGCCTCGTCCCGGGATCCTCGGGTCGTCTCGTGCATGTCCGCTCCTCCTCCATGACGCACGGGTGCGTCATGGAGGAGACGGGTCCGGCGGCGGCGGTGTCCCGCGCGCCCAGGCGGCCCCCAGCGGGGAGCGCCGGAGGTTCGCCCGGCGGATACCCCTCCCGTCAGCGCTCCAGGTGCGCGTACTCCGGGAGGTCGATGCGGTCGGCCGGCGGCTCCATGAAGCGCCGCCCGATGCGGGACGCGACGGGCGTGGAGGCCGCCCGCACCGCGAGGCCGAACGCCGCGACGCCGGCGGCGGAGCGGGGGTGCGCGAGCCGCGGCGTGCCCGGCGGCAGCTGCTGCGCCTGCTCGACGTACGGCCGCATGATCCGCTCGTAGCCGCGGAACGCGTCGCGGTGGTCGACGTGCGCGGCCAGCTCGCCGGCGAGCACGTACGCGCCCGCGAGCGACAGGCTCGTGCCCATGCCGCTCACGGGCGAGGCGCAGTACGCGGCGTCGCCCACGAGCGCGACCCGCCCGGACGCCCACCGCGGCGCGTGCACCTGCCCGATCGACTCGTAGTAGAGGTCGTCGGCCCGGTCGAACCCGTCGAGCACGCGCGCGGCCTCCCACCCGGCGTCGGCGAAGCGCTCGCGCAGGCGGGCCCGCTGCTCCTCGACCGGGCGGCGGCTCGCGTCGCGTCCTGCCGCGGGATCCACGAGCGTGGAGAGCGACGCCCGGATCGTGCCGTGCGGGTCGGGCCGCAGGCCGATCGACCGGCCGCCGCGCGCGACGTACCAGCGCCACCAGTCGTCGTCCGCCGCCGTGCGCGGGATGGTGGCGTAGCTCGTCTCGAGCCCGAGCGAGCGGATCACGGGCTCGTCGCCGAAGACCAGCCGCCGGGTGCTCGACCCGATGCCGTCGGCCGCCACCACGAGGTCGAACCGCTCGTCGGCGGCCCGCGCGAACGACACCGTGACGCCGTCGCGCTCCTCGCGGATCCCCGTGATCCGGTCGTCGAAGCGGTACTCCGTGGCGCCTGCCGTGCGGTCGACGAGCAGCTGGGCGAGGTCGCCGCGCAGGATCTCGAGCTCCGCGGTCGCGCCGCCCGAGTCGCTGCGACCGGCCGGGAACTCGGCGATCGCGCCGCCGTCGGGCCGGACGAAGCGCGTGCCGACCTCGCCCGTGGTCGCGGCGCGGATCGCGTCCTCGACGCCCATCCGCCGGGCGACCTCGCGGCCGGCGCCGCGCACGTCGACGTTCTGGCCGCCGCGGCGGAGCTCGGGCGCGCGCTCCACGATCACGGTGTCGATGCCGTAGCGGTGCAGCCAGACGGCGAGCGCGGGGCCGGCGATGCTCGCGCCGGAGATGAGGACGCGTCGTGCGGTCATGTCGTCTCGTTCCTTGATAGTCAATGAGATTGGCAATCTAGCGCACTATCATCGACGCATGCCCACCCGGAAGCCGGATCCCGAAGCCGCGGCCGCCGACCCCGCCGCGGTCGACGCCCTCCCGCCCCTCGGCGACGGCGTCCGCTCGCGCCTCCGCCGCGTCACGCTCGCGCAGCAGGCGTTCGAGCGCAGCATCCAGCGCACCCTCGCCGTCGACGCCATGGGACTCGCCGCGCTGGACCACCTCGTCACCGCCGGTCCCACGACGCCCACCGAGCTCGCCGGCCGGCTCGGCATCTCGACCGCCGCCATGAGCCTCGTGCTCAACCGGCTGGAGGCCGCCGGGCACGCGCACCGCGAGCGGCACCCGAGCGACGGCCGCAAGCTCGTCGTCACCGCCGCCGACCGCTCCTCCGAGGCGGCGCATGCGGCCGTCATGCCGGTCATCACCGGCATCGAGGAGGTGATCGCGAGCATGGGCGACGCGGATCGCGCTACCGTGCAGGACTTCCTCGACCGCCTCGTCGCCGTCTACGAGGACGCCACCCCCCGACACGCCCCGGAGGCGCCATGACCGAGATCCTCGACTACGTCCGCACCTGGCTCGACCACCGCGTCTGGCAGACCCGCGTCCCCGGCGCCCAGGTCGCCATCGCCCGGCACGGCGAGGTCGTGCTGTCCGAGGCGTTCGGCGTCGCGGATCCCACCGCCGAGGCGCCGCTCACGCCCGCGCACCTGTTCCGGGTCGCGTCGCACTCCAAGTCGTTCACGGCGACCGCGATCCTCCAGCTCGCCGAGCGGGGCGCCCTCCGCCTCGACGACACCCTCGGCCAGCACGTGCCCGAGCTGGCAGAGGCAGGATCCGAGCTCGCCGGCGTCACCGTCGCCTCCCTCCTCGAGCACGGCGCGGGCGTCCTCCGCGACGGCCCCGACGGCGACTTCTGGCAGCACTCCGGCCCGTTCCCCGACCGCGCCCACCTCCTCGCCATCGCGACGTCGCCCGGCGTCGCCAAGGTCGCGCCCGACACCGCGTTCAACTACTCGAACGTCGGCTACGCGCTGCTCGGCCTCGTCGTCGAGTCGGCGTCGGGCCTGTCCTACGCCGACTACCTCGCCGAGCGGATCGCCGCCCCGCTCGGCCTCCGCGACACCACGGCCGAGCACGTCCCCGCGCGCGCGGACGAGTACGCGGCGGCGAGCACCTCGCTCCGCACCTCCCGCGAGCGCACCGTCCTCCCGCACGTCGACACGCGCGCGATGGCCGCCGCCACCGGCGTCACGAGCACCGCGTCCGAGCTCGTGTCCTTCTTCTCCGCGCTCGTGCTGCCCGACGACGAGCGGCTCCTCACGGCCGCGTCGAAGCGCGTCCAGCAGCGGCCGCGCTACGCGTCCAGCGCGGATCCGGCCGGCACCCGCCGCTACGGCTACGGCCTCATCATCGAGCGCGTCGGATCCGGCGCCCACGAGGCCACCGTCCTCGGCCACTCGGGCGGGTACCCCGGCCACATCACGCGCACGGCGGTGGATCCCGTGAGCGGCTGGGCGGTCACCGTCCTGACGAACGCGATCGACGGCCCGGCGAGCGCGCTCAGCACGGGCATCCTCGAGCTGCTCCTCGCCGACTCCGCCGCCACCGATGAGGAGCGCGCCGCGGTCGACGCGCCCTTCACGGGCCGCTTCGCCAACATGTGGGGGATGCAGGACCTCCAGGTGGTCGGCGACCGCCTCCTCCGCATCGACCCGACCGCCGAGCACCCGCTCGACTCCGTGGACGTGCTCGAGCGCACGGGCGACTCCTCGGCGCGCATCGTCGAGGGCGACGGGTTCGGATCCGTCGGCGAGGAGGTCACGGCCGACCGCGGTCCCGACGGATCCGTCGACCGGATCCGCGCGGGCGGCGGCATGACGCTCGAGCCCTGGACCCGGCAGATGGTCCCAAGGTCGCGCGGCTGAGGCGGGCGGCCGGGCGGGCGCACCGCCCGGCCACCTCCGCTCCACCTCCCGGACGGTTCCGCGCCACGCACGATGCCTACGGTGCCGGAGGCCGCACGGCCGCCCGCCCGTCCGACGAGAGGCACGATCATCCCCACCCCGTTCCGGCGTCCCCGCGCCCGCACCGCGACGCTGCTGTCGACCACCGCGATCCTCGGCCTGCTGCTCACCGGCACCGGCGTCACCGCCGCGACCGCCGCCGACGCGCCCACCGCGACCGCCACCGCCCCGGCCATCGCGCCCTTCGACCGGGCCACGCTCGACGCGCCCTACCCGTCGAAC
The genomic region above belongs to Clavibacter phaseoli and contains:
- a CDS encoding FAD-dependent monooxygenase; the encoded protein is MTARRVLISGASIAGPALAVWLHRYGIDTVIVERAPELRRGGQNVDVRGAGREVARRMGVEDAIRAATTGEVGTRFVRPDGGAIAEFPAGRSDSGGATAELEILRGDLAQLLVDRTAGATEYRFDDRITGIREERDGVTVSFARAADERFDLVVAADGIGSSTRRLVFGDEPVIRSLGLETSYATIPRTAADDDWWRWYVARGGRSIGLRPDPHGTIRASLSTLVDPAAGRDASRRPVEEQRARLRERFADAGWEAARVLDGFDRADDLYYESIGQVHAPRWASGRVALVGDAAYCASPVSGMGTSLSLAGAYVLAGELAAHVDHRDAFRGYERIMRPYVEQAQQLPPGTPRLAHPRSAAGVAAFGLAVRAASTPVASRIGRRFMEPPADRIDLPEYAHLER
- a CDS encoding MarR family winged helix-turn-helix transcriptional regulator, with protein sequence MPTRKPDPEAAAADPAAVDALPPLGDGVRSRLRRVTLAQQAFERSIQRTLAVDAMGLAALDHLVTAGPTTPTELAGRLGISTAAMSLVLNRLEAAGHAHRERHPSDGRKLVVTAADRSSEAAHAAVMPVITGIEEVIASMGDADRATVQDFLDRLVAVYEDATPRHAPEAP
- a CDS encoding serine hydrolase domain-containing protein, which gives rise to MTEILDYVRTWLDHRVWQTRVPGAQVAIARHGEVVLSEAFGVADPTAEAPLTPAHLFRVASHSKSFTATAILQLAERGALRLDDTLGQHVPELAEAGSELAGVTVASLLEHGAGVLRDGPDGDFWQHSGPFPDRAHLLAIATSPGVAKVAPDTAFNYSNVGYALLGLVVESASGLSYADYLAERIAAPLGLRDTTAEHVPARADEYAAASTSLRTSRERTVLPHVDTRAMAAATGVTSTASELVSFFSALVLPDDERLLTAASKRVQQRPRYASSADPAGTRRYGYGLIIERVGSGAHEATVLGHSGGYPGHITRTAVDPVSGWAVTVLTNAIDGPASALSTGILELLLADSAATDEERAAVDAPFTGRFANMWGMQDLQVVGDRLLRIDPTAEHPLDSVDVLERTGDSSARIVEGDGFGSVGEEVTADRGPDGSVDRIRAGGGMTLEPWTRQMVPRSRG